One Fuerstiella marisgermanici DNA window includes the following coding sequences:
- a CDS encoding DUF1501 domain-containing protein gives MTTHLSRRQMLNRAGAGFGSLALADLLNRQSACAAQPETSTGGKAVSPLLAHPGHFPARAKRVIFLFMHGGPSHVDTFDYKPELNARDGKPLPFAKPRIQFAKTCNLLASPWKFRQYGQSGAWVSDLFPHVGRCADDITFIKSIHGSNEAHGGALLKVHTGSDTFVRPSMGAWISYGLGTANESLPSFITIAPTLGHGGVRNFGSAFLPPIHQATRIGSPKRKKEDAAPAIQNLSNDVVSESLQSMQLDLLRDLDQLKRPGIRTSADAQLDARIESFELAFRMQTEAPEILDIGQESKATNTLYGIDDGPTDSFGRQCLLARRLSEAGVRFVQVSHRYWDQHGDLRKKHTELAEQVDRPIAGLLTDLKQRGLLEDTLLIWGAEFGRTPTSQGEQKNGRDHNPHAFTYWMAGGGVKAGFSYGESDEFGFYAAHNKVHVHDLHATILHLLGLDHERLTYRYGGRDFRLTDVEGRVVDDIFA, from the coding sequence ATGACGACACATCTAAGCCGACGACAGATGCTGAACCGCGCCGGAGCGGGTTTCGGGTCGCTCGCGCTGGCAGATCTCCTGAATCGGCAATCAGCATGCGCTGCGCAACCTGAAACGTCAACGGGCGGAAAAGCCGTCAGCCCGTTGCTGGCTCACCCTGGCCACTTTCCTGCACGGGCGAAGCGAGTCATCTTTCTGTTCATGCATGGAGGCCCGTCTCATGTCGATACCTTCGACTACAAACCGGAACTGAACGCTCGCGACGGAAAGCCGTTGCCGTTTGCGAAGCCGCGCATTCAGTTTGCGAAGACATGTAACCTGCTCGCCAGCCCGTGGAAGTTCCGACAGTACGGCCAGTCGGGCGCGTGGGTTAGTGACCTGTTTCCGCACGTCGGTCGCTGTGCTGATGACATCACGTTTATTAAGTCCATTCACGGATCGAATGAGGCTCACGGTGGAGCTCTCCTGAAAGTCCACACCGGGTCGGACACATTTGTGCGGCCAAGCATGGGAGCGTGGATTAGCTACGGCCTTGGCACAGCCAATGAAAGCCTGCCGAGCTTCATCACGATCGCTCCAACACTGGGGCATGGCGGCGTGCGAAACTTCGGATCCGCCTTCCTTCCGCCAATTCATCAGGCGACACGTATCGGATCACCAAAACGAAAGAAGGAAGACGCTGCACCCGCCATTCAAAATCTATCGAATGATGTCGTCTCGGAATCACTTCAGTCGATGCAGCTCGATCTATTGAGGGACCTCGATCAATTGAAACGACCGGGCATCCGCACTTCAGCAGACGCTCAACTGGATGCACGGATCGAATCGTTTGAGCTGGCGTTTCGCATGCAGACGGAAGCCCCTGAGATTTTGGACATCGGTCAGGAATCGAAAGCCACAAATACGCTGTACGGCATCGACGACGGGCCAACTGACAGCTTCGGCCGCCAGTGCCTGCTGGCTCGGCGATTGTCAGAAGCTGGAGTGCGTTTTGTGCAGGTATCTCACCGCTATTGGGATCAACACGGGGATCTCAGAAAAAAACACACGGAACTCGCCGAACAAGTCGATCGCCCGATCGCTGGCCTGCTGACAGACCTCAAGCAACGCGGTCTACTGGAGGACACGTTATTGATTTGGGGAGCAGAATTCGGCCGCACACCCACATCTCAGGGCGAACAGAAAAACGGGCGCGACCACAATCCGCACGCGTTCACCTATTGGATGGCTGGTGGCGGCGTGAAGGCGGGATTTAGCTACGGCGAATCCGACGAATTCGGCTTCTACGCGGCTCACAACAAGGTGCACGTCCACGATCTGCACGCCACAATCCTGCACCTTTTAGGTCTCGACCACGAACGCCTGACCTATCGTTACGGGGGCCGGGACTTCCGATTGACCGACGTGGAAGGCCGAGTCGTCGATGACATCTTCGCGTGA
- a CDS encoding PSD1 and planctomycete cytochrome C domain-containing protein, translating into MGDVSDRVCLGADATRAVRRLRGWQLRGMLVCAYLIAGAALAADDGPKTLNPADVQFFESKIRPVLVKHCYECHSANSKIVRGGLQLDHRDAIRKGGDSGPAVEPGSPDDSLLLSSLKHESFEMPPKGRLPDDVIADFAKWIENGAVDPRTETIHGKLKPVDWDAAAQHWAFKPISNNAPPEIDDAEADWAKNPIDQFVAKKLRLAGHAPAPRAEKRTLIRRATFDLIGLPPTVDEVHAFLADDSPDAFAKVVDRLLASPRYGERWGRHWLDLVRYANTNGADENHSLPNAWRFRDWVVQKVNDDLPLNDFIVQQLAGDLLPVPNDERAAGDLITATGMLVIGPKMLAEQDKDKMIIDIVDEQIDTVSRTMLGLTVACARCHDHKFDPISAEDYYALAGIFYSTQSMANRDFVSKWLERPRPSKEIEAQRLAYQPRIDEAKAELKRMKKARAKATEPISDADLKKQEEVVEKLTKEMPAFDMVMAVDEDKPTDLPVHIRANHLTLSPDVVPRAMPTILTKTAAAPPIQNESSGRLQLARWLVSEENPLTTRVMANRIWMWHFGNALVRSPSNFGLQSEPPTHPELLDWLAKELVRRNWSLKDMHRLIMLSATYQMSSEASPAAEVEDPENRLLRRQNRRRLEAEPIRDSILFVGGALDMTMGDIAANTNSNRRAIYLPINRSALYEMFSTFDYVETSNHIEQRPTTTIPQQSLFMMNSPIVIRQAENVAKELLKNSSTDTANSDRQLIGMAFERLFSRPPKEEEQQRAQRFLADADQNLSSVEDSEERRVQAWAALCRTLIATNEFIFVE; encoded by the coding sequence GTGGGCGACGTTAGCGATCGAGTTTGTTTAGGCGCCGATGCGACACGTGCAGTTCGAAGACTTCGAGGCTGGCAACTGCGAGGCATGCTTGTCTGCGCCTACCTGATTGCGGGCGCGGCGCTCGCGGCAGACGATGGGCCTAAGACGCTCAACCCGGCAGACGTTCAGTTCTTTGAATCGAAAATTCGCCCCGTGCTGGTTAAGCACTGTTATGAATGCCATTCGGCGAATTCAAAGATCGTTCGAGGCGGCCTGCAACTCGACCACAGGGATGCGATTCGAAAAGGCGGGGACAGCGGTCCGGCCGTGGAACCGGGAAGCCCCGACGACAGCCTGTTACTCAGTTCACTGAAACACGAATCGTTTGAAATGCCGCCGAAGGGGCGACTGCCTGACGACGTCATCGCCGACTTCGCGAAATGGATCGAAAACGGCGCCGTCGATCCTCGCACGGAAACAATTCATGGTAAGTTAAAACCCGTCGACTGGGATGCAGCCGCACAACACTGGGCCTTTAAACCGATTAGCAACAATGCGCCTCCTGAAATCGACGACGCAGAAGCTGACTGGGCAAAGAATCCCATTGACCAATTCGTCGCAAAGAAGCTACGCCTTGCGGGCCACGCACCTGCGCCTCGGGCCGAGAAGCGCACTTTGATTCGCCGAGCAACATTCGACCTGATTGGACTGCCGCCCACGGTGGACGAAGTCCACGCCTTTCTTGCTGACGATTCTCCGGATGCGTTCGCGAAAGTTGTCGACCGGCTACTCGCTTCGCCCCGTTATGGGGAACGCTGGGGACGGCACTGGCTGGATCTGGTGAGGTACGCGAACACAAACGGGGCAGATGAAAATCACAGCCTGCCGAACGCATGGCGGTTTCGCGACTGGGTGGTGCAGAAGGTCAATGACGACCTCCCGCTGAACGATTTCATCGTGCAGCAGCTTGCGGGCGATCTGCTTCCCGTTCCGAATGATGAACGTGCAGCGGGCGACCTGATCACCGCAACCGGGATGCTGGTCATTGGCCCGAAGATGCTGGCCGAGCAGGACAAGGACAAGATGATCATCGACATCGTTGATGAGCAGATTGACACCGTCAGCCGCACCATGCTTGGATTAACGGTCGCCTGTGCCCGATGCCACGATCACAAGTTCGATCCGATCAGCGCCGAAGACTATTACGCTCTGGCCGGTATCTTTTACAGCACGCAGTCGATGGCCAATCGCGACTTCGTTTCGAAGTGGCTGGAACGTCCGCGTCCGTCGAAAGAAATCGAAGCTCAACGATTGGCTTATCAGCCTCGCATCGACGAAGCGAAAGCTGAACTCAAGCGGATGAAAAAGGCGCGAGCCAAAGCCACAGAACCGATTTCGGACGCCGACCTGAAGAAACAGGAAGAGGTCGTTGAAAAGCTGACGAAGGAAATGCCAGCATTCGACATGGTGATGGCGGTAGACGAAGACAAGCCGACCGATTTGCCGGTCCACATTCGCGCCAACCACCTCACTTTAAGTCCCGACGTTGTTCCACGAGCGATGCCGACGATTCTGACAAAAACGGCAGCAGCGCCGCCTATTCAAAACGAAAGCAGTGGCCGGCTGCAGCTCGCGAGATGGCTCGTTTCAGAGGAAAATCCACTCACAACGCGAGTGATGGCGAACCGAATCTGGATGTGGCACTTTGGAAATGCGCTGGTCCGCAGCCCGTCCAATTTTGGACTTCAATCCGAACCGCCCACTCACCCGGAACTGCTGGACTGGCTGGCAAAAGAACTGGTCCGCCGCAACTGGTCGCTTAAGGACATGCACCGACTGATCATGCTGTCGGCGACGTACCAGATGAGCAGCGAGGCAAGCCCAGCCGCAGAAGTCGAAGATCCGGAAAACCGCCTGCTCCGACGGCAGAACCGCCGTCGACTGGAAGCCGAACCGATCCGTGATTCGATTTTGTTTGTGGGCGGAGCCCTCGACATGACAATGGGCGACATTGCCGCCAACACCAATTCCAATCGGCGGGCGATTTATCTTCCCATCAATCGCAGTGCGTTGTACGAAATGTTCAGCACGTTCGATTATGTGGAAACATCGAACCACATCGAACAGCGTCCCACCACGACAATTCCGCAACAATCGCTGTTCATGATGAACAGTCCTATCGTGATTCGACAGGCCGAAAACGTCGCAAAGGAACTGCTAAAAAACAGTTCAACCGACACCGCAAACAGCGACCGTCAACTGATTGGTATGGCGTTCGAACGGTTATTTTCGCGACCACCGAAGGAAGAAGAACAACAACGCGCGCAGCGGTTTCTGGCGGATGCGGATCAGAACCTTTCGAGCGTTGAAGATTCTGAGGAGCGGCGAGTTCAGGCATGGGCGGCGTTGTGTCGCACTCTGATCGCAACCAACGAATTCATCTTTGTAGAATAG
- a CDS encoding GlsB/YeaQ/YmgE family stress response membrane protein, with translation MSETEVMEIIRNSLNELLRWVGFGTLTGLAAKAIMPGRDPGGAVGTMLMGIGGSVIGCGTLLFFWRDAQIDPISVKGFFAATMGAFSLLFFYRLLAGSFFAEGNEYDDRLAHRTRKRSRRRKILEDVIG, from the coding sequence GTGTCCGAAACCGAAGTCATGGAAATCATTCGCAACAGCCTGAATGAGCTGCTGCGCTGGGTTGGATTCGGCACGCTGACAGGCCTCGCCGCGAAAGCCATTATGCCAGGACGCGATCCAGGCGGTGCCGTGGGCACGATGCTCATGGGAATCGGCGGCAGCGTGATCGGCTGCGGCACCTTGCTGTTCTTCTGGCGCGACGCTCAGATTGATCCCATCAGTGTAAAGGGCTTCTTCGCCGCGACAATGGGAGCCTTCTCGCTGCTGTTTTTCTATCGCCTGCTGGCCGGATCATTCTTCGCCGAAGGCAACGAATATGACGACCGCCTGGCTCATCGAACTCGTAAGCGAAGTCGACGGCGAAAGATTCTGGAAGACGTCATTGGCTGA